The stretch of DNA GTCTATCCGCCCGAAAAACGGGGCTCAGCCATGGGGACCGCCGGAATCGTCATTGGCCTCGCCCCGGCGATTGGCCCGACACTTTCTGGTTGGATCATTGACAATTATAACTGGCGTGCCCTATTTCTCTTCATCATGCCTATCAACTGGGCCGTGATTATTATTTCCTTATTTACGCTACGTAAAGTGTTACCAACTTCCAAGCAACCCATCGATTGGTGGTCCGTTTTAATTTCCACGATTGGCTTTGGTAGTATGCTATACGGCTTTTCCGCCGTTGGTGAAGCCGGTTGGGGTGATCCAATTGTTTTGCTTACCTTAGTTGTCGGAATTGTTTTTGTGATTTTGTTTGTTTGGCGTCAATTGCATATGAAACAGCCATTATTAGAATTACGAGTCTTCAAAATTCCTGCTTTCACCTTATCAGCCATTTTAACTGCCCTCTCGTATATGGCAATGATGGGCGTCGAAATGATTCTACCGATGTATATTCAAACCGTCCTCGGACGCTCAGCTATGGATTCCGGCCTGATCCTTTTACCAGGCGCGATCATGATGGGAATTATGAGTCCAATTACTGGCCGGATTTTTGACCATATTGGTGCACGGCGCTTAGCAATGACCGGAATGCTCTTATTGACCACTGGGACGGCCTTCTTCCTATCTATCAGCGCCACGACCCCGATTCTCTGGATCATTGTGGTGTATGCGATTCGGATGTTCGGCTTAACCATGGTCACGATGCCGGTCACCACGACTGGGATCAACGCCTTACCATTTAGCCTGATTTCACACGGAACTGCCGCGAATAACACCTTACGCCAAGTCGCCGCTTCAATGGGGACTGCGGTGCTGATCAGTGTCTATTCGAGTGTGGCTAAATGGCAAATGCCGAGCCAACACTTACTCACGCAGGCGCCATTAAAATATCGCGCCGCCGCAACTTCAGCGACCTTAACTGGTTATCACATGGCCTTCATCGTTTC from Lactiplantibacillus brownii encodes:
- a CDS encoding MDR family MFS transporter codes for the protein MPTQTSALPLDADGKPYHRTWLVLTLLVGTFSTFVTQTLLTTAFPTLMNYFHISATAVQWLTTGFMLIMGIMIPVSAWMLTRINSKILYLAAMVIFGLGTILAYFAVNFQMLLVARMIQAMGVGISAPVFQTIMSSVYPPEKRGSAMGTAGIVIGLAPAIGPTLSGWIIDNYNWRALFLFIMPINWAVIIISLFTLRKVLPTSKQPIDWWSVLISTIGFGSMLYGFSAVGEAGWGDPIVLLTLVVGIVFVILFVWRQLHMKQPLLELRVFKIPAFTLSAILTALSYMAMMGVEMILPMYIQTVLGRSAMDSGLILLPGAIMMGIMSPITGRIFDHIGARRLAMTGMLLLTTGTAFFLSISATTPILWIIVVYAIRMFGLTMVTMPVTTTGINALPFSLISHGTAANNTLRQVAASMGTAVLISVYSSVAKWQMPSQHLLTQAPLKYRAAATSATLTGYHMAFIVSLIFCAFGFALTFFLKSHHSVATNEERHAA